A single Nicotiana tabacum cultivar K326 chromosome 5, ASM71507v2, whole genome shotgun sequence DNA region contains:
- the LOC107767494 gene encoding 3-oxoacyl-[acyl-carrier-protein] synthase I, chloroplastic encodes MTSITGTGYSSGLILKQRELGIKGNSLFQYNGLRTIENMKMPVGFISWKPKAVKCGRIRAMASAPKREKDPKKRIVVTGMGLVSVFGSDIDNFYNSLLEGQSGITLIDRFDASNYSVRFAGQIRDFSSVDYIDGKNDRRLDDCWRYCLVAGKKALDDANLGQEVLEAMDKTRIGVLVGTGMGGLTAFSSGVESLVQKGYKKISPFFIPYSITNMGSALLAIGTGLMGPNYSISTACATANYCFYAAANHIRRGEADIMVAGGTEAAIVPTGVGGFIACRALSQRNDEPHKASRPWDKNRDGFVMGEGSGVLVMESLEHALKRGANIIAEYLGGAVTCDAHHMTDPRSDGLGVSSCITKSLEDSGISPEEVNYINAHATSTLAGDLAEVNAIKKVFKDTSEIKMNGTKSMIGHGLGAAGGLEAIATIKAITTGWLHPTINQDDLEPQVTIDTVPNVKKQHEVNVGISNSFGFGGHNSVVVFAPYNP; translated from the exons ATGACTAGTATTACTGGTACTGGTTATTCTTCTGGTTTGATTTTAAAGCAGAGAGAATTAGGGATAAAAGGGAATTCTTTGTTCCAATACAATGGGCTTAGAACaatagaaaacatgaaaatgcCAGTGGGGTTTATTTCCTGGAAGCCAAAAG CTGTAAAATGTGGAAGAATCAGGGCCATGGCTTCAGCTCCCAAAAGAGAAAAGGACCCAAAGAAAAGGATTGTTGTAACTGGAATGGGCCTTGTTTCAGTCTTTGGAAGTGATATTGACAATTTCTATAATAGTCTGCTTGAGGGACAGAGTGGAATCACTTTGATCGACAGATTTGATGCATCGAATTACTCCGTTAGGTTTGCAGGACAGATTCGTGATTTCTCCTCTGTAGACTACATAGACGGGAAGAATGATCGTCGTCTGGATGACTGTTGGAGGTACTGTCTCGTCGCTGGCAAGAAGGCCCTTGATGATGCTAACCTTGGTCAAGAAGTTCTTGAAGCT ATGGACAAAACAAGAATCGGCGTCTTAGTTGGAACTGGAATGGGAGGATTAACAGCTTTTAGCAGTGGAGTGGAATCCTTAGTTCAGAAAGGATACAAGAAAATCAGTCCATTTTTCATCCCTTACTCTATCACCAATATGGGATCAGCATTGTTAGCTATAGGTACCGGACTAATGGGACCTAATTATTCCATTTCAACGGCTTGTGCAACTGCAAACTACTGCTTCTATGCTGCTGCAAATCACATTAGAAGGGGTGAAGCTGATATTATGGTAGCAGGTGGGACGGAAGCTGCAATCGTGCCTACTGGTGTTGGCGGCTTCATAGCTTGTCGCGCCTTATCTCAAAGAAATGATGAACCACATAAGGCGTCAAGGCCGTGGGACAAGAATCGTGATGGTTTTGTCATGGGCGAAGGTTCTGGTGTCCTG GTAATGGAAAGTTTGGAGCATGCGTTGAAAAGAGGTGCTAATATTATAGCAGAATACTTGGGAGGAGCTGTTACTTGTGATGCTCATCACATGACTGATCCTCGTTCCGATGGGCTTGGAGTTTCATCTTGCATAACCAAAAGTTTGGAAGATTCTGGCATTTCTCCTGAAGAG GTGAATTACATTAACGCGCATGCAACATCAACCCTTGCTGGAGATTTGGCAGAGGTCAATGCAATCAAGAAGGTTTTTAAGGATACTTCAGAGATTAAGATGAACGGAACAAAG TCAATGATTGGGCATGGACTCGGGGCCGCTGGTGGACTTGAAGCGATTGCAACGATCAAAGCAATAACAACTGGTTGGCTACATCCAACTATTAACCAAGAT GATTTGGAACCTCAGGTTACGATAGACACTGTTCCAAATGTGAAGAAACAACATGAAGTGAATGTTG GTATTTCCAATTCATTTGGATTTGGAGGGCATAATTCAGTGGTTGTTTTCGCGCCTTACAATCCTTAA